ATGAGGGAAGCATATGACCAACACAAACAAAGACAGAGCTCAAGCACAAGACAAAGAAACATTACGAGACAAAACAGATAAGACTGTGAGAGCAGGATCCCGACATCTCCACCTTGCAATtgcacattaataaatgttcttgAATTCTTTGTTTTGTGCTTGAAGTGAAATTCTCTGAACACACTTGTTTTTGCATATGAACctgttaaaaaagaaagaaaaaaagggaaggtcaaaggtcaaactTAGTAAACATTGACATTTGGCTACTATTATTACACAACATGTATtcatgacaataaataaatgtaaaagaacAATCTGTAATCTTACATTACAGCTCTGTGTGTTTAGAAATTCATACTCCAGAGATTGTCTGAACTCCTTGTgtaatttcttcatttttttgacCTCGTCACTTTCCATCATTTCATGGTATTCTTCTGCAGTCTGTGAAACAAACATATGAATATGCTTAAATACTGAATATAGTCAACATGATATATAGATATTGACTATCTAACCACTTCAAAATATCTGGAACATGAATGTTCATCATTCTGGTTTCATCTTATGACTTGATCTGAGTGATACCTGAATTTGATTGGCTGTTCCAGTACAGTCCAACAGCACCAGGACTGTTCAGTGTTTGTGTCACAACTCATATCATAGTTTTTATCTGTGCTTTACACACTTTTTAGCATCAAGTAActgttttatgagtgagtcaatgaatcTCAAAAATATGAATTCACTGTTGCTCAGAGACATAGTTACTCAAACCTCTTCTTCACTgaaatgttataaatgtatGTTGGTACAGCGTATGACCTCACCGGCTCTTCAAAACATTCTCCAAGCTTGAAGGTTTCCATTCCAGGGAAAACCATCTGGCATTGGAGCAGGTCCCTCAAATTCACGGCTACGAGGTGCAAAAGCTCATCCTCGTAGGCAAAGACCCTTCCATCTTCACCCAACAGAAGCACCAACTGCAGACCAAACGCGTCACATGGGAAGTCATCAATGGCACCAATCACCTCCATTTCCGTCCGTTCTGGCAGGTAATAATCTTTCCAGGCTTCAAGCTGTTCTTCATCCCCTTCGTACACGGTTCCTTCCTGCCCACAAATTCTCAGAGCAGAACCTCTCGGTTTCAGGAGTGGGATCTTCACGTCACGATTACGCTTTACAAAGTTTGCAATCCCACTGAGGTCCACGACATCTAATGCAAAATTATTAGTAGTTAATAACAGATTAGAAATAACGAGAAATAACATGCAGACAAGGACATTTATGAGGTGTTATAGTATGCAGCAAGTGTGCAACAGTGAGTTTATTTCAACTTTTGTACACAGAATGTAAATTACACACAGATTTCATGAATCTCTATCAATCAGttttatttcaagttttgtAAAGTGTCCAGGAATAAGAGGTACGGATGAATCCTATTAACCATATCATAAATCATCTCACGCTCGTTGTCTTGATTGTGACTCTTCGTCCCTCAAAAGAGAAGTCTTCACACTCTTGCTTGAATCCTGATGGATCTGCCAGTGAATAAGTCCAGAACACATCATGATATTCACGAGATTTGTGCAATGTCTTCTTGTCCAGTAGCCTTGTTACTTCTCATCCGCATTTCCCTCTTCATGAACAGGGACAGATCCTATTCTTGCTCTCCAATTTGAGATTcatttgttcttttctttctattATTGAACCGCTTCACACATCTGACTGAACAGCGTTATAGACAGGGAATAATACTGAAACCGTATGTGCTGTTTAAATTCATTTGTAATCAGAAATAAGCCCAAGTGTTATTTACATATGATAACACCAGTGAATATGATGCTTTGTGTGTTTCTGACGTCAGTCATTTATATTAAGTGTACTGAGGGTCACCTTTCTTCCACTTGAGCCATTTGATGCCTTGGTCTCTTTATGAAGATTTGTTGGAGAAGCTCATGTTCGTCCAAGTGCTGATCCAGGTGGGACGCGTCTTCTCTAGCCGAGGTTTGCTGCGATCGCAGGTTCTTCCGAATGTAAGAGGCATGTTTGGGAATCTCTCTCAATTTACAGTAATACTCTGTATAGACGCTCTGTGCAAATGCCACAGATCTTGTTACTGGTCAAGATCTGCTTTCAGTATTTGCGCACGTGCTCTACACAGTCCCATTACTACAAAATGGGAGTCTCCAAAACATGACAACATTGTCGTCGATCAGCGGGCGATTCTTTCTTTAACGCAGTGTGTCTGTCAGTGAACAGCACATGGTCCATTACAGCTTCAAACACTGAGAGTAATGGCAGCTTGAAATCTCATGAATCCTTCTGTTACAACTAGCCATCTTAAAAGagtttaatgtttatattttcttttcattaCACTTATTTGAATGAGAATTCACCTCCTCATGagatatttaaagaaaaaaaaaaatgctggtaaAACAAGAGAATATAACAGCTTATCCAAGCTAAGACATTTTTAACTTGTCCTTACCTTCTTTAATGAATGACAAAAATTCCTGCTTGATTTTTTCAGGGGATCTAATAGAAAAAAATAGGTCGGATGAGATTTTATAATACTCATATGTTTATGATATAATTGCCAATGTAGAGGTTATGGCCATATGTACAAATATAGCAGAATGagaacaatatattttacatatgaaATCCATAAGCTGAGGAACTTTAATGTTAATGATTAGGCCTAAGTGTTACTAGGTGGAGAAGTAAGAGGGCA
The window above is part of the Chanodichthys erythropterus isolate Z2021 chromosome 3, ASM2448905v1, whole genome shotgun sequence genome. Proteins encoded here:
- the LOC137014793 gene encoding uncharacterized protein; protein product: MTNKSPEKIKQEFLSFIKEDVVDLSGIANFVKRNRDVKIPLLKPRGSALRICGQEGTVYEGDEEQLEAWKDYYLPERTEMEVIGAIDDFPCDAFGLQLVLLLGEDGRVFAYEDELLHLVAVNLRDLLQCQMVFPGMETFKLGECFEEPTAEEYHEMMESDEVKKMKKLHKEFRQSLEYEFLNTQSCNVHMQKQVCSENFTSSTKQRIQEHLLMCNCKVEMSGSCSHSLICFVS